One genomic segment of Thermovibrio guaymasensis includes these proteins:
- a CDS encoding sigma-54-dependent transcriptional regulator — protein sequence MDSFRVLLVEDDKVQRELLTELLEEEGFSVASASSGERALDLFRKERYDAVITDVRLPGMSGLELLQKLKELEPSVEIIVITAFSSVDDAVKAIKMGAFHYVTKPFEPEVLLNLLRKACKLRLLSKPSRECCGLVYSSKVMENLINQASLFARSDAPVLITGESGSGKELLARFIHRESRRKVQFVAVNCGALPKELFEAELFGYEKGAFTGATSSKKGLVEEAEGGTLFLDEIGELPLELQPKLLRFLQEGEFRRVGSTKLRKASVRIIAATNRDLKRMVKDGKFREDLYYRLSVLTLNILPLRDRPEDIPVLIEHFLRKYSKKYSKKVRITLEALELLLAYSYPGNVRELENLIHRLVILSRGEVDRALLTSFMNLTSPSVSFTPDLSKPLPKVIEEVERAMIEEALRRANFVQTRAARLLGIDEKSLRYKRKKYGI from the coding sequence TTGGACAGTTTTAGGGTTCTGCTTGTTGAAGACGATAAAGTTCAGAGGGAGCTCCTTACCGAGCTTTTAGAGGAGGAAGGCTTTTCGGTTGCTTCGGCCTCAAGCGGTGAGAGAGCCCTTGACCTCTTCAGGAAGGAGCGCTACGACGCGGTTATTACCGACGTTCGCCTTCCTGGTATGAGCGGTTTGGAGCTCCTACAGAAGTTAAAAGAGCTTGAGCCCTCTGTTGAAATAATAGTGATAACCGCTTTCAGCAGCGTTGATGATGCTGTAAAGGCTATAAAAATGGGAGCTTTCCACTACGTAACAAAGCCCTTTGAGCCCGAAGTTCTGCTTAACCTGCTCAGAAAGGCCTGTAAGCTGAGACTCCTCTCTAAACCTTCAAGGGAGTGTTGCGGTCTGGTTTACTCCTCAAAGGTTATGGAGAATTTGATTAATCAGGCTTCACTCTTTGCCCGCTCCGATGCTCCCGTTTTAATAACCGGTGAAAGCGGAAGCGGTAAGGAGCTCCTTGCCCGTTTCATCCACAGGGAGAGCCGCAGAAAAGTGCAGTTCGTTGCGGTCAACTGCGGAGCTCTCCCCAAGGAACTCTTTGAAGCCGAGCTCTTTGGCTACGAGAAGGGAGCCTTCACCGGAGCAACCTCCTCCAAAAAGGGGCTTGTTGAGGAAGCCGAAGGAGGAACTCTCTTCCTTGACGAAATTGGCGAACTTCCTTTAGAACTCCAACCCAAACTCCTGCGCTTTCTTCAGGAGGGAGAGTTCAGAAGGGTAGGGAGCACCAAACTCAGAAAGGCCAGTGTTCGGATTATAGCCGCAACAAACAGGGACTTAAAAAGAATGGTTAAAGATGGAAAATTCAGGGAAGATCTATACTACCGGCTGAGCGTTTTAACTCTTAATATACTGCCCCTCAGGGATAGGCCTGAAGATATTCCCGTTTTAATTGAACACTTCTTAAGAAAGTACTCTAAAAAGTATTCAAAAAAGGTCAGGATAACCCTTGAAGCCCTTGAGCTTCTTTTGGCTTACTCCTATCCCGGAAACGTCAGGGAGCTTGAAAATCTGATTCACCGTTTAGTTATCCTTTCAAGAGGTGAAGTTGATAGAGCTCTTCTTACTTCCTTTATGAACCTAACTTCACCCTCGGTTTCCTTTACTCCCGACCTTTCAAAGCCTTTGCCTAAGGTAATTGAGGAAGTTGAGCGGGCAATGATAGAGGAGGCCTTAAGGAGGGCCAACTTTGTCCAGACAAGGGCTGCAAGGCTTTTGGGAATAGATGAAAAGTCTTTGAGGTATAAGAGGAAGAAGTATGGAATTTAG